Proteins encoded in a region of the Halioglobus maricola genome:
- a CDS encoding TonB-dependent receptor, which translates to MRPGQHHGHGYTFLASAVAIALTGSSAVAKAQQLMLEEIIVTAQKRVESLQDVPISITTMSGERIDETGITGLEELTQYMPNVTINNGAGTPNLFIRGVGSGTNAGFEQSVGLYIDGVYSGRGALATVPNSMDLQRVEVLKGPQGILFGKNTIAGAINVTSAKPSSEFEGMVGVLYEPDHGEERYDLMLSGPMADNLAGRVAVRHERMDGWWENVVTGAEGRDNDIWYGRASLQWVPLETLDVHMKYEHGDFDRQSRPTYVYQSDFTGQETSLGGVPLPTVGDPRKGAGDVDGGNEITTDVFAVTLNWDLEFATLTSISAYSYYESDGSTLNTDVTATPALSRTKYEEYTQYSQEIRFVSPGGETIDWIAGAYLQRGELEISSQTVDLDFAQSGPISVVPLYSAATAGGVPSVFDQESDSWAIFGQGTWNVSDTLRFTLGARYNEESKDLDKVTVSDGLQIRFGDNFLFANPANQQLIADVRQHSFTGLSREEDKWTYSGNIQWDIGEDTMLYASVSTGFKGGGYDEAYSGAGYEIRLANPFTGELTGESVPGADPSILEYDSEEVLAYEIGAKMRLMDGAAELNLAVFRMEYDDLQTSSLIGDVFRVGNAGESISQGVELDARWQVTQGLSFGGAVAYLDAYYEDFTGATCTIPQATDPLNNPGCLREDGTNIAPGEDGGQDLEGETLTFAPEWSASLNARLILPLGSDLLLVTNLDINYEDEFYSALDLDPNTKHDAATIVNARIALTNQDHGWTVGVVGKNLTDEETTIWNQDVPFTNSNSYFALPDRPRSIAIQAQYSF; encoded by the coding sequence ATGAGGCCCGGTCAACACCACGGTCACGGATATACCTTCCTTGCGTCAGCTGTCGCAATTGCATTAACTGGCAGTAGCGCCGTAGCCAAGGCTCAGCAGCTTATGCTGGAAGAAATCATCGTCACGGCCCAGAAGCGGGTAGAGAGCCTGCAGGACGTGCCGATATCCATCACTACCATGAGTGGTGAGAGAATCGACGAGACAGGCATCACCGGCCTGGAGGAACTCACCCAGTACATGCCCAATGTCACCATCAACAATGGCGCCGGAACGCCCAACCTGTTTATCCGTGGCGTGGGTTCTGGCACCAATGCGGGCTTTGAGCAGTCTGTGGGATTGTATATCGACGGTGTTTATTCCGGACGAGGCGCACTGGCAACAGTGCCGAACAGCATGGATCTGCAGCGGGTTGAGGTGCTCAAGGGGCCCCAGGGCATCCTCTTCGGCAAAAACACGATTGCCGGCGCCATCAATGTTACCAGTGCCAAACCCAGTAGTGAGTTCGAGGGCATGGTAGGTGTCCTGTACGAGCCTGATCACGGCGAGGAACGATACGACCTGATGCTCTCTGGTCCGATGGCGGATAACCTTGCCGGCCGGGTAGCAGTTCGCCACGAGAGAATGGACGGCTGGTGGGAAAACGTGGTGACCGGTGCAGAGGGTCGCGACAATGATATCTGGTATGGACGCGCCAGCCTCCAGTGGGTGCCGCTAGAGACACTGGATGTTCACATGAAATACGAGCATGGCGACTTCGATCGCCAGTCCAGGCCCACCTACGTATATCAATCCGATTTTACCGGCCAGGAAACCAGCTTAGGCGGCGTACCACTGCCCACCGTTGGAGACCCGCGAAAAGGCGCCGGCGATGTTGACGGTGGCAACGAGATCACAACCGATGTGTTCGCCGTCACCCTGAACTGGGACCTGGAATTCGCGACATTGACTTCGATATCGGCCTACTCGTACTACGAATCTGACGGTTCCACTCTTAACACAGACGTGACAGCGACCCCAGCTCTATCTCGCACCAAGTACGAGGAATACACACAGTACAGCCAGGAAATACGCTTCGTCTCACCTGGCGGAGAGACCATTGACTGGATTGCCGGAGCCTACTTGCAACGCGGCGAGCTGGAAATCAGTTCGCAAACTGTCGATCTCGATTTCGCACAGTCTGGTCCGATCAGCGTGGTGCCCCTGTATTCTGCTGCTACTGCCGGCGGCGTGCCCAGTGTGTTCGATCAGGAATCGGACAGTTGGGCGATTTTCGGCCAGGGTACGTGGAACGTCAGCGACACGCTGCGATTTACCCTCGGCGCACGCTACAACGAGGAAAGTAAAGACCTGGACAAGGTGACGGTTTCCGATGGCCTGCAGATCCGGTTCGGAGACAACTTCCTCTTCGCCAACCCAGCCAACCAGCAGTTGATCGCGGATGTCAGACAGCACTCATTTACTGGCCTGAGTCGCGAGGAAGACAAGTGGACCTACTCCGGTAACATCCAGTGGGATATAGGCGAGGACACCATGCTCTACGCCAGCGTCAGCACCGGTTTCAAGGGCGGTGGCTACGATGAGGCGTACAGCGGAGCAGGGTATGAGATTCGCCTGGCGAATCCCTTTACCGGTGAGTTGACCGGTGAATCGGTACCGGGGGCCGACCCCTCGATACTCGAGTACGACTCCGAGGAAGTGCTCGCTTATGAAATTGGCGCGAAAATGCGCTTGATGGATGGCGCTGCAGAGTTGAATCTTGCGGTGTTTCGTATGGAATACGACGACTTGCAGACCAGCTCGCTGATAGGCGATGTCTTCCGCGTCGGCAACGCAGGGGAATCCATCAGTCAGGGGGTGGAACTCGACGCCCGCTGGCAGGTGACGCAAGGTCTGTCTTTCGGTGGCGCAGTGGCCTACCTCGACGCCTACTATGAAGACTTCACCGGGGCTACCTGTACCATCCCACAAGCCACCGATCCGCTGAACAACCCCGGCTGCCTGCGCGAAGACGGCACCAATATCGCACCCGGTGAAGACGGTGGCCAGGACCTGGAAGGAGAAACCTTAACGTTTGCGCCCGAATGGAGTGCATCGCTCAATGCCCGACTCATCCTGCCTCTGGGCAGCGACCTGTTGCTGGTGACCAACCTGGACATCAATTATGAGGACGAGTTCTACTCGGCACTGGACCTGGACCCCAACACCAAGCACGACGCGGCAACCATCGTAAATGCACGTATTGCACTGACAAACCAGGACCACGGCTGGACGGTTGGCGTTGTCGGCAAAAATCTGACCGATGAAGAGACAACCATCTGGAATCAGGACGTGCCATTTACCAACTCGAATAGCTATTTCGCTCTTCCGGATCGGCCTCGCTCTATCGCGATACAGGCGCAGTACAGTTTTTGA
- a CDS encoding DUF3604 domain-containing protein: MLKKFMLVVLAVLAMGVGFTAVKFIIPLYTVLDKAGPGSAPRDLALQNDSRVEAPFGNAHPVLAEGQPSSENMAAGATNLYWGELHLHTGESFDASMMGNKLSIEDAYRFATGDPLVGPGGETMQLSRPLDFVAITDHAEGFGTRTHCSDPSLSLRERATCWLMGLDNPALFTIFVDGARGAAKPGDPSKPVGVYQPESRQPLALANFQTCKPGQRASQRCYENTYKDWARYVGLANAYYEPGVLTTLIAYEFSPTLPDQGKHHRNIIFRSDVVPERAISSFDVPNAIELWKGLEATCGAGCDFLTIPHNPNKSWGLTYSRYTWDGQQYGEDDWRLRQKREPLAEIFQVKGSQECALGVGATDEECDFAQVLDPCQPGETTGCAFQTGFVRQGMKVGLELEREFGFNPLQNGFVAATDSHNSNPGDVEEWDYRGASGTVTSPALRRLREGEPDGKAYRSRLKFNTSGGLAAVWAPENTREAIFDALARRETYATSGPRVALRFFAGWGIDEAMLDAPGLVPHLEAVAVPMGSVFSTSGKAESPEFLVWAIRDPMDAPLQRIQMVKGWIDSAGKTHEKVVDIACADGLQVDPATGRCPDNGASVDLASCQFSTGSGATELKTLWRDPDYVADQRAFYYVRVLMNPTCRWSSFDAIRLGRKPPQGVPATIQERAWSSPIWSGD, translated from the coding sequence ATGCTAAAAAAATTCATGCTGGTAGTGTTGGCTGTCCTTGCCATGGGCGTTGGCTTTACTGCCGTCAAATTTATTATCCCCTTGTACACCGTACTCGATAAGGCGGGGCCCGGCAGTGCACCGCGCGACCTCGCACTGCAGAATGACAGCAGGGTAGAAGCGCCATTTGGCAACGCGCATCCGGTGTTGGCCGAAGGGCAGCCATCGTCGGAAAATATGGCTGCAGGCGCAACGAATCTCTACTGGGGCGAGTTACATTTGCATACGGGCGAGAGTTTTGATGCCAGCATGATGGGCAACAAACTCAGTATTGAGGATGCCTACCGTTTTGCCACGGGCGATCCCCTGGTGGGGCCCGGGGGCGAGACTATGCAACTGAGTCGTCCCCTGGATTTTGTCGCGATTACCGATCATGCAGAAGGTTTTGGTACTCGGACACATTGCTCCGACCCAAGCCTGTCGCTGCGCGAACGCGCGACTTGCTGGTTGATGGGCTTGGATAACCCGGCCCTGTTCACGATCTTTGTCGACGGTGCTCGTGGCGCAGCCAAGCCTGGTGATCCGTCGAAGCCTGTAGGTGTCTATCAGCCTGAATCCCGTCAGCCTCTTGCATTGGCCAACTTCCAAACTTGTAAGCCAGGGCAGCGGGCCTCGCAGCGGTGCTATGAAAATACTTATAAGGATTGGGCGCGTTATGTAGGGCTTGCCAATGCGTATTACGAACCCGGAGTGCTAACCACACTGATCGCCTACGAGTTTTCCCCTACCTTGCCGGATCAGGGTAAACACCATCGCAATATCATTTTCCGTTCCGATGTTGTGCCCGAGCGGGCCATTTCCAGTTTTGATGTGCCCAATGCGATTGAGTTGTGGAAAGGGCTTGAGGCGACCTGCGGCGCGGGTTGTGACTTTCTGACCATTCCGCATAACCCGAACAAGTCCTGGGGGCTGACCTATTCGCGTTACACCTGGGATGGCCAGCAATACGGCGAGGATGACTGGCGCCTGCGACAAAAACGCGAACCGCTGGCTGAGATTTTCCAGGTCAAAGGTTCTCAGGAATGTGCGCTGGGTGTCGGTGCGACGGATGAAGAGTGCGACTTTGCCCAGGTGCTGGATCCCTGCCAGCCGGGAGAGACGACCGGCTGTGCCTTCCAAACGGGCTTTGTTCGCCAGGGCATGAAGGTGGGTTTGGAGCTTGAGCGGGAGTTCGGCTTCAATCCCCTGCAAAATGGTTTTGTAGCGGCAACAGACAGCCATAACTCCAATCCGGGGGATGTGGAGGAGTGGGACTACCGTGGAGCTTCAGGTACAGTCACTTCCCCCGCCCTCCGCCGTCTTCGGGAGGGCGAACCTGACGGTAAGGCCTATCGCTCCAGGCTTAAATTCAATACCTCTGGCGGTCTGGCTGCAGTATGGGCTCCCGAGAATACCCGCGAAGCCATTTTCGACGCGCTCGCACGCCGCGAAACCTATGCCACTTCCGGGCCGCGCGTCGCGCTGCGTTTTTTTGCCGGCTGGGGCATTGATGAGGCAATGCTCGATGCGCCCGGTCTGGTGCCGCACTTGGAAGCAGTAGCCGTGCCTATGGGGTCGGTTTTTTCCACTAGCGGAAAGGCAGAGTCGCCGGAGTTCCTTGTCTGGGCGATTCGGGATCCTATGGATGCCCCCCTGCAGCGCATTCAAATGGTCAAGGGCTGGATCGATAGTGCGGGCAAGACACATGAAAAGGTGGTCGATATTGCCTGCGCTGACGGCCTGCAAGTCGACCCGGCAACAGGTCGCTGCCCGGACAATGGAGCCAGTGTTGATCTGGCAAGTTGCCAGTTTAGTACTGGTTCCGGCGCCACAGAGCTAAAAACCCTTTGGCGCGATCCGGATTACGTCGCTGATCAACGGGCTTTCTACTACGTGCGGGTGCTGATGAATCCCACCTGTCGTTGGTCCAGCTTTGACGCAATTCGCCTTGGCAGGAAACCTCCCCAGGGTGTGCCCGCAACCATTCAGGAAAGAGCCTGGTCTTCGCCGATTTGGTCGGGCGATTAA
- a CDS encoding serine hydrolase domain-containing protein, translated as MKRVAVVVLLAGLGLCLYGLSYLYRVGPIPAGFAAQAVCAGVFISGRDADDVYVHDIMAMQRRLVDFEVREQVVTATFGFWPITAVKQSVYRPGLGCARLGGGSVADLEGPESLVRELPESRRAWPELVSESEGVDSAAIRAALDRAFTDDAIEYEQRQNTRAVVIFHKGQLIAERYADGFGPDVPLDSWSMSKSATSALVGILVGRGQLDLSDKTGLKGWDTPGDLRSEVTIGHLLHMTSGLEFNEGYEEDPISDVTFMLMTAKDLPEFAVQYPITAKPGTRWAYQTASPVLLGRVIRDSFESDDEYNRFPQTALFNKIGMYNAHYQMDGGGTYVGGAMLFATARDWARFGLMYLNDGIVNGERILPEGWVELSTTPTDASMKARAYAAQFWLNQESAEQMMPSIPKDAYAARGHYGQSTFIIPSRDLVVVRMGQSFGTTAWNMEAFLFDILAALEG; from the coding sequence ATGAAGCGCGTCGCAGTTGTTGTTTTATTGGCTGGCCTAGGGCTGTGCTTGTACGGATTGAGTTATCTTTACAGAGTGGGGCCGATACCTGCGGGCTTTGCCGCCCAGGCAGTATGCGCGGGTGTGTTTATCTCTGGGCGTGATGCCGATGATGTGTACGTCCACGACATTATGGCAATGCAGCGTCGCCTGGTCGATTTTGAGGTGCGAGAGCAAGTCGTAACTGCCACTTTCGGGTTCTGGCCGATTACGGCTGTAAAGCAATCGGTGTATCGTCCCGGTCTGGGTTGCGCGCGTCTTGGTGGAGGGAGCGTCGCAGATCTGGAGGGACCTGAATCTCTGGTGCGTGAGTTGCCGGAATCTCGGCGTGCCTGGCCTGAATTGGTCAGCGAGTCGGAGGGTGTGGATAGTGCGGCGATAAGGGCGGCGCTGGACCGGGCTTTTACTGATGACGCAATTGAATACGAGCAGAGGCAAAATACCCGGGCCGTAGTGATCTTCCACAAGGGCCAGTTGATTGCCGAACGCTATGCCGATGGGTTTGGCCCCGATGTGCCATTGGACAGCTGGTCCATGAGCAAGAGCGCCACCAGTGCCCTGGTGGGCATACTGGTGGGGCGCGGTCAGTTGGACTTGTCGGACAAGACCGGTCTCAAGGGCTGGGATACTCCTGGTGATCTGCGCAGTGAAGTGACCATTGGGCATCTGTTGCATATGACCAGTGGGCTGGAGTTCAACGAAGGTTACGAAGAAGATCCGATTTCCGATGTGACCTTTATGCTCATGACCGCAAAGGATCTGCCTGAATTTGCAGTGCAATACCCGATCACCGCCAAGCCCGGTACCCGCTGGGCTTACCAGACCGCAAGCCCGGTATTGCTGGGTCGCGTTATTCGCGACAGCTTTGAATCAGATGATGAGTACAACCGTTTTCCTCAAACTGCGCTTTTCAATAAGATCGGTATGTACAATGCTCATTACCAGATGGATGGTGGTGGGACCTATGTGGGTGGTGCCATGCTCTTCGCCACCGCCAGAGATTGGGCGCGTTTTGGCCTGATGTATTTAAATGACGGTATCGTAAATGGCGAGCGTATTCTTCCGGAGGGTTGGGTTGAGCTATCCACCACACCCACCGACGCGTCCATGAAAGCGCGTGCCTATGCGGCCCAATTCTGGCTGAATCAAGAAAGCGCGGAACAGATGATGCCGAGTATTCCCAAAGATGCCTACGCAGCCCGCGGCCACTATGGTCAGTCGACTTTTATTATTCCTTCGCGCGATTTAGTGGTGGTTAGGATGGGTCAGAGTTTCGGTACCACTGCTTGGAATATGGAAGCGTTTCTATTTGATATCCTGGCGGCACTCGAGGGCTAA
- a CDS encoding FkbM family methyltransferase: MKDFKTIRSFGVTPRGIIHVGANTGQEFEVYRSSEARHVVYVEPISTVYKKLKEKVEQQPGHVALQAVCSDVSGEKVSFNISSNNGESSSMLGLGNHGKLYPGIKYVGSEEHITTQLDQLLADRWQDADFNVLVVDTQGADLKVLQGASRLLDTLEVVYVEIAEIRLYEGGCVWTEIFELLSDKGFSMKNMYINPKHWGNALFIKASAAHSPLLSVAPLPDWALRKKRPVWKKLLRWA, translated from the coding sequence GTGAAAGACTTTAAAACGATTAGATCATTTGGAGTAACGCCCCGAGGGATTATCCATGTAGGAGCAAACACCGGACAGGAGTTTGAAGTCTACAGGTCCTCTGAGGCCAGGCATGTTGTCTATGTAGAGCCGATATCCACTGTGTATAAAAAGCTGAAAGAAAAAGTTGAGCAGCAACCCGGGCATGTTGCCTTGCAGGCGGTGTGTTCAGATGTTTCCGGTGAAAAGGTAAGCTTCAATATATCGAGTAACAATGGGGAGTCGTCCAGCATGTTGGGGCTGGGCAACCACGGCAAACTCTATCCAGGGATAAAGTACGTAGGTAGTGAGGAGCACATCACCACGCAGCTTGATCAGCTACTAGCAGATCGCTGGCAAGATGCTGACTTCAATGTTCTTGTTGTTGACACTCAGGGCGCGGACCTCAAGGTGCTTCAGGGCGCGTCTCGCCTTCTCGATACGCTGGAAGTCGTTTACGTTGAGATCGCCGAGATACGTCTGTACGAAGGCGGGTGTGTCTGGACTGAGATATTTGAGTTGCTCTCTGACAAGGGTTTCTCGATGAAAAATATGTATATCAACCCTAAACACTGGGGAAATGCGCTATTCATCAAGGCCAGTGCTGCGCACTCACCCTTACTGTCTGTAGCACCGCTGCCCGATTGGGCACTGAGAAAAAAAAGGCCTGTATGGAAAAAGCTACTGCGATGGGCATAG
- a CDS encoding FkbM family methyltransferase: protein MRKIGLKKVKNVLKSKLAARLNISERDFRSLAANKSVVTARTSIQDVSNLVASLKPVEDPSIPLVRLGPEGDGGYLVPDDLNGISVCFSPGVSHVSGFEQDCADRGMQVYLADYSVEGPALENSRFHFTKKFVGALDSANYLTLDKWASQVGQDNDSELILQMDIEGAEYESLLNVSSEFLQRCRVIVIELHALHELWNRQFYGLASTAIAKLLQTHTCVHIHPNNCCGSLQRYGLDLPRVCEFTFLRNDRLGEAVPAKSFPHPLDRDNTRRPTLPLPTCWYS from the coding sequence GTGCGCAAAATTGGTCTCAAAAAAGTAAAGAATGTCCTCAAATCAAAGCTAGCGGCTAGGCTGAATATTTCTGAACGTGATTTCCGGTCGCTTGCCGCCAATAAATCAGTAGTCACTGCCCGCACATCTATTCAGGACGTCTCGAATCTAGTTGCCAGTTTAAAACCGGTCGAAGATCCCAGCATCCCACTCGTCAGACTCGGTCCGGAGGGCGATGGCGGCTATCTCGTCCCAGACGACCTCAACGGTATCTCCGTCTGCTTTTCGCCCGGTGTTAGCCACGTATCTGGGTTTGAGCAGGACTGCGCAGACAGGGGCATGCAAGTATACCTCGCAGACTACTCTGTAGAAGGACCTGCGCTAGAGAACTCTCGATTTCACTTCACCAAAAAATTCGTGGGGGCATTGGACAGTGCGAACTATCTGACGTTGGACAAATGGGCCAGCCAAGTCGGTCAAGACAACGACAGTGAGTTGATACTGCAGATGGACATCGAGGGAGCCGAGTACGAGAGCCTGCTGAATGTCTCCAGTGAATTCCTGCAGCGCTGCCGCGTCATCGTTATTGAATTGCACGCCCTGCACGAACTATGGAATCGACAGTTCTATGGACTCGCCTCTACTGCAATAGCGAAACTCTTGCAAACACATACCTGTGTTCATATCCACCCGAACAATTGCTGCGGCAGCTTGCAGCGCTACGGCTTGGATCTGCCCCGTGTCTGCGAGTTTACTTTCCTCAGAAATGATCGTCTTGGTGAGGCGGTTCCTGCAAAATCTTTCCCCCATCCGCTGGATCGGGACAATACTCGCCGGCCGACACTACCCCTTCCCACGTGCTGGTATAGCTAA
- a CDS encoding TIGR03032 family protein, producing the protein MSDSPAAASGPREDYLESVHTRSFTELLAKNGISILITTYQAGKVIIAREDNGVTNTHFRAFRKPMGLAVAKNRIVLGALGQIYDLRNVPSAAPKLEPLGRHTACYVPRTSHVTGDIDIHEMALLGKDIVFVNTRFSCLCRVNQDYNFEPIWRPPFISAYDPRDRCHLNGLAVRDNQVRYVSALGTSDEPGGWRKDKTNGGVIIDIKTDGIVRDSLSMPHSPRWYAQKLWYLESGKGSVVAFDPETGEDALRVTLPGFTRGIDFFGPYAFVGISQVRETAVFSDLEITRSQPVRDSGVWVIDVRNGETVAFLKFTGGVQEIFAVNVLQESFPDIATENEKLAFSTFVIPDELVNNVAAPDPDWKSTENFFEAGNGHLNKGEVEEAIACYEQALESDANYLPARYNLGLAHFKADDKARAKAVMLDVLQREAGHAEALFTLGRLELDNGNSAAAVDYLSRSIEIQPNFEAAAKLLAEARTSAGKG; encoded by the coding sequence ATGAGTGATTCGCCCGCCGCGGCCTCCGGGCCGCGGGAGGACTATCTCGAAAGCGTACACACGCGCAGTTTTACCGAGTTACTGGCGAAAAATGGTATCTCGATCCTCATCACGACTTACCAGGCGGGCAAAGTAATTATTGCCCGCGAGGACAATGGGGTTACCAACACCCATTTCAGAGCCTTCCGCAAGCCCATGGGGCTCGCCGTAGCGAAGAACCGTATCGTGCTGGGTGCACTGGGACAAATCTACGATTTACGCAATGTGCCATCGGCGGCACCAAAGCTCGAGCCACTGGGCCGCCACACCGCCTGCTATGTCCCTCGCACATCACATGTCACTGGTGATATTGACATTCATGAGATGGCGCTGCTCGGCAAAGATATCGTTTTTGTTAACACGCGCTTTTCCTGCCTCTGCCGAGTAAATCAGGACTACAATTTTGAACCGATCTGGCGGCCGCCCTTCATCAGCGCTTACGACCCCCGCGACCGCTGCCACCTAAATGGGCTCGCGGTGCGCGACAATCAGGTGCGTTACGTTTCGGCGCTAGGGACCTCTGACGAACCTGGTGGATGGCGCAAAGATAAGACCAACGGCGGGGTGATCATCGACATTAAGACCGACGGTATCGTCAGAGACTCTCTCTCCATGCCGCACTCTCCGCGATGGTACGCCCAGAAACTATGGTACCTGGAGTCCGGCAAAGGCAGCGTAGTTGCTTTCGATCCCGAAACCGGTGAAGACGCGCTGCGAGTCACCCTGCCAGGGTTCACCCGCGGTATCGATTTCTTCGGGCCTTACGCCTTCGTGGGCATCTCCCAGGTGAGAGAGACCGCCGTATTTTCAGACCTGGAAATAACCCGCAGCCAACCTGTCCGTGATAGCGGTGTCTGGGTAATCGACGTGCGCAACGGCGAAACTGTAGCCTTCCTGAAGTTCACGGGAGGCGTGCAGGAAATCTTCGCCGTAAACGTTCTGCAGGAGTCCTTCCCCGATATAGCTACCGAGAATGAAAAGCTTGCTTTCAGCACTTTCGTCATTCCCGATGAATTGGTGAACAACGTGGCCGCTCCCGACCCCGATTGGAAATCTACAGAGAATTTCTTCGAAGCAGGCAATGGGCACCTGAACAAGGGCGAGGTCGAAGAGGCTATCGCGTGTTACGAACAGGCGCTGGAATCCGATGCCAACTACCTCCCTGCCAGATACAACCTGGGTTTGGCGCATTTCAAGGCTGACGACAAGGCTCGTGCCAAGGCAGTCATGTTAGATGTACTGCAACGCGAGGCGGGGCATGCCGAAGCCCTTTTCACTCTTGGCCGTCTTGAGCTGGACAATGGCAACAGCGCAGCGGCCGTCGACTATCTCAGCCGGTCAATCGAGATTCAACCCAACTTCGAAGCAGCGGCAAAATTGCTGGCCGAAGCGCGCACTTCCGCCGGCAAAGGCTAA